A window of the Fulvia fulva chromosome 11, complete sequence genome harbors these coding sequences:
- a CDS encoding 2,3-bisphosphoglycerate-dependent phosphoglycerate mutase codes for MPAPYRLIILRHGRSEWNEKNLFTGWVDVPLNSQGREEAVQAGKLLTKEGWLPDLLYTSLLRRAIVTANLALDECNRLWIPTKRNWTLNERHYGGLQGLDKAEAADKNGAEQVHLWRRSFDVRPPPTSEEYRKGEDDGRYASQGVQVPSTECLKDVLERVLPYWKGEIVPDLKAGKTVMIAAHGNSLRALMKELEGISDWDIPGVEIPTGVPIVYELDEEFRGKGRQLG; via the coding sequence ATGCCAGCCCCATACCGCCTCATAATCCTCCGCCACGGCCGCAGTGAATGGAACGAAAAGAACCTCTTCACCGGCTGGGTCGACGTGCCCCTCAACTCCCAAGGCCGCGAGGAAGCAGTTCAAGCCGGCAAGCTCCTCACGAAGGAAGGCTGGCTCCCCGACCTGCTCTACACATCTCTCCTCCGCCGCGCCATCGTCACCGCGAACCTCGCACTGGACGAATGCAACCGGCTCTGGATCCCGACGAAGCGGAACTGGACGCTGAATGAGCGCCACTATGGCGGGTTGCAAGGTCTGGATAAAGCTGAAGCGGCCGACAAGAACGGAGCTGAGCAAGTCCATCTTTGGCGGAGAAGTTTTGATGTTCGTCCACCTCCCACGTCTGAGGAGTACAGGAAGGGAGAAGATGATGGCCGCTACGCATCGCAGGGTGTGCAAGTGCCAAGCACGGAGTGTCTGAAAGACGTGCTAGAGAGGGTGTTGCCGTATTGGAAGGGGGAAATTGTGCCAGACCTCAAGGCTGGCAAGACGGTGATGATTGCGGCGCATGGGAACTCGCTGAGAGCGCTGATGAAGGAGTTGGAGGGGATCAGTGATTGGGATATACCGGGTGTGGAGATTCCGACGGGGGTGCCGATTGTGTATGAGTTGGATGAGGAGTTTAGGGGGAAGGGGAGGCAGTTGGGGTGA
- a CDS encoding 4-hydroxy-2-oxovalerate aldolase, which yields MNKYRAAKLFQPSNLRRAMAATMRPHPASSHLFGCVVSFPHTSVVRTVAPLGYDMILIDAQHTAIDPENLVRLVQTANFCSEGSSLAVVRVPSVRSDLVTYALDAGAAGIVFPHIDDAKQAREAVRRCRYPPAGERSLSPFSLTPRVTDSTICGSCFTDVANAHVAVVCQLESARAIANVDSIAAVPGVSALMLGPGDLRKDLSLPLNGRNEPLFLDAVGEMIAASRRYLNPLMVTTFKASVREDRWLSAFSIHLAAADALSVTAGFQDSLRNIKADIVAARSVADDGDVLGVAQGGKS from the exons ATGAACAAGTACCGTGCGGCAAAGCTCTTCCAGCCCAGCAATCTACGACGAGCTATGGCGGCAACGATGAGGCCACATCCTGCCTCGTCTCACCTGTTCGGCTGTGTCGTCTCTTTCCCTCACACCTCAGTGGTGCGCACCGTAGCGCCTCTCGGCTACGACATGATACTAATCGATGCGCAACATACTGCCATCGATCCGGAGAACCTTGTCCGTTTGGTACAGACGGCCAATTTCTGTAGTGAAGGAAGTTCGCTGGCAGTCGTGCGCGTACCATCGGTGCGGTCAGATTTGGTCACGTACGCCCTCGATGCTG GCGCCGCAGGTATCGTGTTCCCGCACATCGACGATGCTAAACAAGCCCGCGAGGCTGTCCGAAGATGTCGATACCCACCAGCTGGAGAGCGATCGCTATCGCCATTCTCTCTAACACCACGCGTCACGGACAGCACCATCTGCGGCAGCTGCTTCACCGATGTCGCCAACGCGCACGTGGCCGTGGTTTGTCAGCTTGAAAGTGCC CGTGCGATCGCCAATGTAGACTCCATCGCGGCTGTGCCGGGTGTATCAGCTCTCATGCTTGGGCCGGGTGATTTGCGGAAAGATCTCAGCTTGCCACTCAATGGACGCAACGAGCCGCTGTTCTTGGATGCTGTGGGAGAGATGATTGCGGCTAGTCGACGATATTTGAATCCGCTTATGGTTACGACTTTCAAGGCGTCTGTACGGGAGGATCGGTGGCTTTCGGCTTTCTCGATTCACCTTGCTGCTGCTGATGCTTTGAGTGTTACAGCGGGATTTCAGGATAGTTTGAGGAATATCAAGGCTGATATTGTAGCGGCTAGGAGCGTCGCCGATGATGGAGATGTGCTCGGGGTAGCGCAGGGAGGCAAGTCATGA
- a CDS encoding RAD50-interacting protein 1 yields MDARVQDYFDDKLQSAADLESLGTLLDSVKAQQHLLQKQLDDARRDHDEASDAAQQHTDAIRRKGQDFQKEQDDIDRRLLILTQSQTSDEAVEKFEGSMARLRKLDIAAGYVELLEEVDALRDECAGKLGKDDDAALLPYKQLQQLLASLTMLQDSAEGAAPHLLHHIAAVVKGLRQTIQKGFADNLEQTMQKMNWPKSTDRVPLALEKGWALNIGRLLDLQMQDLENREHHPERNIMHDPPVLLPFEVLVQPLEQRFTYHFSGNKQTNRLDKPEYFLDHVTDLIANYSDFVQDNVQPILLQHFRRSDLAFTPAYIDAVSAFITALMPMVKNKLYSFAGQVAKQPNLLSHLVQEVIRFDMTMQDAYAYTPSSPAVLWRGMSYFLLENCGYFQQWLGAERDFAISRYQAIVDSSDAGEIDYDAVNADATKPTKAAIRVNDLLEEITARYRNLTSFSQKIRFLIDIQIEIFDQYYKRLSSGLEAYLTLTSTVGRVTSMSKEDSAKVQGVRGLDRLCRIFGSADYLERAMRDWSDDVFFLELWAELDYRSKNRDQISRNFTWNEVQQKTSSTLGTENDSGLEGSIFDETEESYRKLRDRSENILIETLTYSVRQALRPYSGISTWASLSSSSAGSATSSELDPLLNLLQEHFGFLHKAVGKAPMRRVGRSICHVIQSYVWDNILQSRASFSTAGATQLTTDMRAICTSLDHYMGRGQAQVGMRKLLEGVTLLCLPVRGEIERVKPGEDEENDSAWEEKNEEPEPADGKQMSLFQAERLVFMNNESARHALEQLGLESLNEADARTVLGKRVELSS; encoded by the exons ATGGATGCTCGCGTACAGGACTACTTCGACGATAAGCTGCAATCGGCTGCCGACCTCGAGTCGCTAGGCACGCTGCTGGACAGTGTCAAGGCTCAGCAACATCTGTTGCAGAAGCAG CTCGACGACGCACGACGAGACCATGACGAAGCGAGCGATGCCGCCCAACAGCACACGGATGCGATTCGACGCAAAGGACAGGATTTCCAGAAGGAGCAAGACGATATCGATCGGAGACTGCTGATACTCACACAGTCACAGACGAGCGATGAGGCCGTGGAGAAGTTCGAGGGCAGTATGGCTAGACTGCGGAAGCTCGACATCGCAGCCGGATACGTTGAGCTGCTGGAAGAGGTTGATGCACTGCGGGATGAATGTGCAGGCAAGCTCGGGAAAGACGATGATGCAGCGCTCCTTCCATACAAGCAACTGCAGCAGCTTCTTGCCAGTCTGACGATGTTGCAGGACTCTGCAGAAGGAGCGGCGCCACATTTGCTCCACCACATTGCTGCTGTCGTCAAGGGCCTGCGACAGACCATCCAGAAGGGCTTCGCAGACAACTTGGAGCAGACAATGCAGAAGATGAACTGGCCCAAGTCGACTGACAGAGTCCCGCTCGCTCTGGAGAAAGGGTGGGCGCTCAACATTGGTCGGCTGCTGGACCTTCAGATGCAAGACCTTGAGAATCGTGAACACCATCCTGAGCGCAACATCATGCATGACCCGCCGGTGCTGCTGCCGTTCGAAGTGTTGGTCCAGCCGCTCGAACAGCGCTTCACATACCACTTCTCCGGCAACAAGCAGACAAACCGCTTGGACAAGCCAGAGTACTTCCTTGATCACGTTACAGATCTAATCGCCAACTACTCCGACTTCGTGCAGGATAATGTCCAGCCGATATTGCTGCAGCACTTCCGGCGTTCAGATCTGGCATTCACACCGGCGTACATTGATGCCGTGTCAGCCTTTATCACAGCACTTATGCCAATGGTCAAGAACAAGCTTTACAGTTTCGCAGGCCAGGTCGCCAAGCAGCCCAACTTGTTAAGTCACCTAGTGCAGGAGGTTATCAGATTCGACATGACTATGCAAGATGCGTATGCATACACACCCAGCTCTCCTGCTGTGCTTTGGAGAGGCATGTCGTACTTCCTGCTCGAGAATTGTGGCTACTTTCAGCAGTGGCTCGGCGCTGAGCGGGACTTTGCCATCTCTCGCTATCAAGCAATCGTCGACTCATCAGATGCGGGCGAGATCGACTACGATGCTGTCAACGCAGATGCAACGAAGCCCACCAAAGCTGCCATTCGTGTCAACGATCTGCTCGAAGAGATCACGGCAAGATACCGCAATTTGACGAGCTTCAGTCAGAAGATTCGCTTCCTGATTGATATCCAAATTGAGATCTTCGACCAGTACTACAAGCGTCTGTCTTCTGGTCTAGAAGCATACCTTACTTTGACATCGACGGTTGGACGCGTTACTAGCATGTCCAAAGAAGATTCAGCCAAGGTCCAAGGCGTCCGTGGTCTTGATCGACTATGCCGTATTTTCGGTTCGGCAGACTACCTCGAACGTGCCATGCGAGACTGGAGTGATGATGTCTTCTTTCTGGAGCTCTGGGCAGAACTCGACTATCGATCCAAGAATCGCGATCAGATCAGCCGTAACTTCACTTGGAACGAAGTCCAGCAGAAGACCAGCTCGACACTTGGGACTGAAAACGACAGCGGTCTTGAAGGCTCCATCTTCGACGAGACTGAGGAGAGCTATCGCAAGCTGCGTGACCGAAGTGAAAACATCCTGATCGAGACGTTGACATACAGCGTCCGTCAAGCGCTAAGGCCTTACTCTGGCATAAGTACCTGGGCCTCGCTGTCATCGAGTTCCGCCGGTAGCGCCACATCATCTGAACTCGATCCACTTCTCAACCTCCTACAGGAACACTTCGGCTTCTTACACAAAGCCGTAGGCAAAGCGCCAATGAGACGTGTCGGCAGGTCAATCTGTCACGTCATTCAAAGCTACGTGTGGGACAACATCCTCCAGTCTCGTGCATCATTCTCCACCGCCGGCGCAACACAACTCACGACAGACATGCGCGCCATCTGTACCAGTCTTGACCACTATATGGGTCGCGGCCAGGCTCAAGTCGGCATGCGAAAGTTGCTCGAGGGTGTAACATTACTTTGCTTGCCCGTTCGTGGCGAGATTGAAAGGGTGAAGCCGGGTGAAGACGAAGAGAATGACTCGGCATGGGAGGAGAAGAATGAAGAGCCGGAGCCTGCGGATGGCAAGCAGATGAGTTTGTTCCAAGCTGAGAGGCTTGTGTTTATGAACAATGAGAGCGCGAGACACGCATTGGAACAGCTTGGATTAGAGAGCCTGAATGAGGCGGATGCCAGGACTGTGTTGGGGAAGAGGGTCGAACTTTCCAGCTAA
- a CDS encoding Cytochrome P450 monooxygenase rdc4, whose protein sequence is MGDPAFKNDQLDAVQAFSTGPRNCIGKNLAQHEMRLILATLLLHFDVELCEETFDWSDQVAYLNFIKKPLMVKLTPVREIGCCISTCSNLDTCPTESNLMEEVVKSRSSRRR, encoded by the exons ATGGGAGACCCAGCGTTCAAGAATGATCAGCTTGATGCTGTGCAAGCCTTCTCCACTGGTCCTCGAAACTGCATAGGCAAG AACTTGGCACAACACGAGATGCGCCTGATACTGGCTACGCTGTTACTGCACTTCGATGTGGAGCTCTGTGAGGAGACCTTCGACTGGAGTGATCAAGTCGCTTACCTGAACTTCATCAAGAAGCCATTGATGGTGAAGCTGACACCAGTGCGGGAGATTGGATGCTGTATCAGCACATGTTCGAATCTTGATACCTGCCCAACTGAATCAAATTTGATGGAGGAAGTCGTGAAATCCCGTAGCTCAAGAAGAAGGTAG
- a CDS encoding Lipase B has protein sequence MRPHGLLLAILSSVAVASSVKPEVDVDNNALLERRGLIGGLLKDLTLVTSTILPTTISAAIGSLSNIAALQPTSLIDLATNLVEAGLAADKLADVIDFVQGFAGEENSMNNTNEREPESSIYPLAGSEDAPYSIPEAQLRAAIHIPATFRYGDGVQPIVLVPGTGNTGYTSFAGNFIPLLVNSSVADPVWLNIPGYLNGDSQLNAEYVAYAINYISSITNQKIAVGAWSQGGFITQWATKYWPSIRSQITDIVAFSPDYKGTTISNLITNLDVPFPRSYYQQAFNSSFVSALRAGGGDSAYVPTTTVHSGLFDVIVQPQSGTEASAFLRDERGVGVSSHEVQEICSGQPAGGYYGHAGVLYNLITYALLVDALSHEGPGRVERISEDVCEDYLTAGLNLASLKLTENAIVLSAVTLLLEGGPPVTGEPTVRDYAL, from the exons ATGCGCCCTCATGGGCTCCTTCTGGCCATCCTCTCCAGTGTTGCCGTCGCGTCATCGGTGAAGCCGGAAGTGGATGTTGACAACAACGCACTCCTCGAACGGCGAGGCTTGATCGGCGGTCTGCTCAAAGACCTCACACTGGTCACAAGCACGATCCTCCCCACTACAATTTCCGCCGCCATCGGAAGCCTCTCCAACATAGCAGCACTACAACCAACCAGCCTCATCGATCTTGCCACGAATCTGGTCGAGGCTGGGCTGGCAGCTGATAAGCTCGCTGATGTGATCGACTTCGTGCAAGGTTTTGCGGGGGAGGAGAATAGTATGAATAACACCAATGAACGCGAGCCTGAGTCTTCGATTTATCCGTTAGCGGGCTCTGAGGATGCCCCGTACTCCATTCCAGAAGCACAGTTACGTGCTGCCATCCATATCCCCGCCACGTTCAGGTATGGCGATGGGGTGCAGCCGATTGTGCTTGTGCCTGGTACGGGGAATACTGGGTATACTTCTTTTGCTGGCAATTTTATTCCGTTGCTTGTTAATTCGAGTGTCGCGGATCCGGTCTGGTTGAACATACCAG GCTACCTCAACGGCGACTCTCAGCTCAATGCAGAGTACGTCGCCTACGCAATCAATTACATCTCATCCATCACTAACCAGAAAATCGCCGTCGGCGCCTGGTCGCAGGGAGGTTTCATCACGCAGTGGGCCACGAAGTACTGGCCATCGATCCGGAGCCAGATCACCGACATTGTAGCCTTCTCTCCAGACTACAAGGGAACGACGATATCCAATCTGATAACGAATCTTGACGTTCCGTTCCCGAGATCTTACTACCAGCAGGCATTCAACTCGAGCTTCGTCAGTGCTTTGCGAGCTGGCGGAGGGGATTCGGCGTATGTGCCGACAACTACGGTGCATTCGGGCCTCTTTGATGTTATTGTTCAGCCGCAGTCGGGGACGGAGGCTTCGGCGTTTTTGCGGGATGAGAGGGGTGTTGGGGTGAGTAGCCATGAAGTTCAGGAGATATGTTCTGGTCAGCCGGCGGGAGGGTATTATGGTCATGCT GGCGTACTCTACAATCTGATCACGTATGCGCTCCTCGTGGACGCTCTGTCACATGAGGGTCCTGGGAGGGTCGAGAGGATCTCGGAGGATGTGTGCGAGGACTACCTCACGGCTGGATTGAATCTTGCAAGTCTGAAGTTGACGGAGAATGCGATCGTTCTCTCGGCTGTGACGCTTTTGTTGGAAGGAGGACCTCCCGTGACTGGAGAGCCAACCGTTCGAG ATTACGCGCTCTAA